From the Rhodothalassiaceae bacterium genome, one window contains:
- the trmD gene encoding tRNA (guanine-N(1)-)-methyltransferase, with protein sequence MTFTAQVITLFPEVFPGPLGISVPGRALEAGLWRLKTYQLRDFALDRHRTVDDTPAGGGPGMVIRPDVAARAIDHALAEAPDGVPRAFLTPAGRPFTQELAGKWAEGPGLLLICARFEGMDQRVIEARGLDEVSIGDYVLSGGELPAMVVLDAVVRLLPGVVGKAESTEEESFTDGLLEYPQYTRPRVFEGRAIPEVLLSGHHGEIARWRRRQREERTRLRRPDLWSTYERSRREDESS encoded by the coding sequence ATGACCTTCACGGCGCAGGTCATCACCCTGTTCCCGGAGGTCTTCCCGGGCCCGCTCGGAATCTCGGTTCCGGGGCGGGCGCTCGAGGCGGGGCTGTGGCGGCTCAAGACCTATCAGCTGCGCGATTTCGCGCTGGACCGGCACCGCACCGTCGACGACACGCCGGCGGGCGGCGGCCCGGGCATGGTGATTCGGCCGGATGTCGCGGCGCGCGCCATCGATCATGCCCTGGCGGAGGCGCCGGATGGTGTGCCCCGCGCGTTTCTCACGCCCGCCGGCCGCCCGTTCACGCAGGAGCTGGCCGGAAAATGGGCCGAGGGGCCGGGTTTGCTCTTGATTTGCGCGCGCTTTGAGGGCATGGACCAGCGCGTGATCGAGGCCCGCGGGCTGGACGAGGTTTCGATCGGCGACTATGTGCTCTCCGGCGGCGAGCTGCCGGCCATGGTCGTGCTGGATGCCGTCGTGCGGCTGCTTCCCGGTGTCGTCGGCAAGGCGGAGAGCACCGAAGAGGAGAGCTTCACCGACGGCCTGCTCGAATATCCGCAGTACACGCGCCCGCGGGTTTTCGAGGGACGTGCGATTCCGGAGGTGCTGCTGTCGGGCCATCACGGCGAGATCGCCCGCTGGCGCCGGCGGCAGAGAGAAGAACGCACACGCTTACGTCGGCCGGATCTGTGGTCGACCTATGAGCGGTCGAGACGAGAAGACGAAAGCTCCTGA
- the rimM gene encoding ribosome maturation factor RimM — MVRRSKEEADTRAERLPADRVCVAQIGGPRGVKGAFFVKPFVEDRATFRGFRVFELEPDGREIRLVIERENAKGFIVTTPGITTPEDARALTGRKLYVPRSALPELTDEDSFYHVDLVGLEARDPAGRTVGRVLAVQNFGAGDLIELALDRPLAGFGDIVLLPFERELFPEVQLAEGWLVVDLDAWVARHGEETAGRGRMRKRGPRRRPGPGRMRR, encoded by the coding sequence ATGGTCCGCCGCTCGAAGGAGGAAGCCGACACGCGCGCCGAGAGGCTGCCGGCGGACCGGGTCTGCGTCGCGCAGATCGGCGGCCCGCGCGGGGTCAAGGGCGCCTTCTTCGTCAAGCCCTTCGTGGAGGACCGCGCGACCTTCCGTGGCTTCCGCGTCTTCGAACTGGAGCCGGACGGGCGCGAAATCCGGCTCGTGATCGAGCGGGAGAACGCCAAGGGCTTCATCGTGACCACCCCGGGCATCACCACGCCCGAGGACGCCCGGGCGCTTACCGGGCGCAAGCTCTACGTGCCACGCAGCGCCCTGCCCGAGCTCACGGACGAGGACAGCTTCTATCACGTCGATCTCGTCGGGCTCGAGGCGCGCGATCCCGCGGGCCGGACGGTCGGCCGCGTACTTGCGGTGCAGAACTTCGGGGCGGGCGATCTCATCGAGCTGGCGCTGGACCGGCCCCTTGCCGGCTTCGGCGACATCGTGCTGCTGCCCTTCGAACGGGAGCTGTTTCCCGAGGTGCAGCTGGCTGAAGGCTGGCTTGTCGTCGATCTCGATGCATGGGTCGCCCGCCACGGCGAGGAGACGGCGGGCCGGGGCCGCATGAGGAAGCGCGGCCCGCGGCGTCGCCCGGGGCCGGGACGGATGCGGCGATGA
- the ffh gene encoding signal recognition particle protein → MFEQLSDRLDEVFGRLRGRGLLSASEVDAALREVRIALLEADVALPVVKDFIAAVREKAVGEAVLKSVKPGQQVVKIVHDELVRLLGGQEGARSLDLGGTPPAIVMMVGLQGSGKTTTTAKIARLLAAKEGRRVLMASLDTRRPAAQEQLAVLGEEAGIETLAIVPGQDPQAITRRALETARFKGFDVLLLDTAGRLHVDEALMGELKAVAAAAQPRETLLVVDAMTGQDAVEIARHFDTALALTGVVLTRMDGDARGGAALSMRAVTGKPIVFMGTGEKLDQIERFDPARVAGRILGMGDIVALVEKAAEAVKADEAERMARKLQKGQFDLEDLRTQLRQMQKMGGLKGLLQLLPGMKGMMKGMKAGVDDRMIRRQEAIINSMTPAERRNPKLLNASRKRRIAAGSGTSVQEVNRLLKQYQQMAGMFKRMRKMGALPSPGEMGAMGDPTGLAGGVPPMGSGGLPGLPGTGGTPAGGGLPPDLARLLKKGR, encoded by the coding sequence ATGTTCGAGCAGCTGAGCGATCGTCTGGACGAGGTCTTCGGCCGCCTGCGCGGCCGCGGGCTGCTGAGCGCGTCCGAGGTCGACGCCGCCCTGCGCGAGGTCCGCATCGCGCTGCTCGAGGCCGATGTCGCGCTTCCCGTCGTCAAGGATTTCATCGCCGCCGTGCGCGAGAAGGCGGTCGGCGAGGCGGTGCTGAAATCCGTCAAGCCCGGCCAGCAGGTCGTCAAGATCGTCCACGACGAGCTCGTACGGCTGCTGGGCGGGCAGGAGGGCGCGCGCAGTCTCGACCTCGGCGGCACGCCTCCGGCCATCGTGATGATGGTGGGGCTGCAGGGCTCCGGCAAGACGACGACGACCGCCAAGATCGCCCGCCTGCTCGCCGCGAAGGAGGGCCGCCGGGTGCTGATGGCCTCTCTCGACACGCGCCGGCCGGCCGCCCAGGAGCAGCTCGCCGTGCTGGGCGAAGAGGCCGGCATCGAGACGCTCGCCATCGTGCCGGGGCAGGACCCGCAGGCGATCACCCGCCGCGCGCTCGAGACCGCGCGCTTCAAGGGCTTCGACGTGCTGCTGCTGGACACGGCGGGGCGTCTGCATGTGGACGAGGCGCTGATGGGCGAGCTCAAGGCGGTCGCGGCCGCCGCGCAGCCGCGCGAGACGCTGCTCGTCGTGGACGCCATGACGGGCCAGGATGCGGTGGAGATCGCGCGCCATTTCGACACGGCGCTGGCACTCACCGGCGTCGTGCTCACCCGCATGGACGGCGATGCGCGCGGGGGCGCGGCGTTGTCGATGCGTGCCGTCACCGGCAAGCCCATCGTCTTCATGGGCACCGGCGAGAAGCTGGATCAGATCGAGCGCTTCGATCCGGCCCGGGTCGCCGGGCGCATTCTCGGCATGGGGGACATCGTCGCCCTCGTCGAGAAGGCGGCCGAGGCGGTCAAGGCCGACGAGGCCGAGCGCATGGCGCGCAAGCTCCAGAAGGGCCAGTTCGACCTGGAGGACCTGCGCACCCAGCTCAGGCAGATGCAGAAGATGGGCGGGCTGAAGGGTCTGCTGCAGCTGCTGCCCGGCATGAAGGGCATGATGAAGGGAATGAAGGCCGGCGTGGACGACCGCATGATCCGCCGCCAGGAGGCGATCATCAATTCCATGACGCCGGCCGAGCGGCGCAATCCGAAGCTGCTCAACGCCTCCCGCAAGCGCCGGATCGCGGCGGGCTCGGGTACCAGCGTCCAGGAGGTCAACCGCCTGCTGAAGCAGTACCAGCAGATGGCCGGCATGTTCAAACGCATGCGCAAGATGGGCGCGCTGCCCTCGCCCGGGGAGATGGGCGCCATGGGCGATCCGACCGGGCTTGCGGGCGGCGTGCCGCCGATGGGCTCCGGTGGTCTGCCGGGTCTGCCGGGGACGGGTGGCACGCCGGCAGGCGGCGGGCTTCCGCCGGACCTCGCCCGGCTTCTGAAGAAGGGACGATAG
- the rpsP gene encoding 30S ribosomal protein S16 — protein MAVAIRLARHGAKKRPYYWIVAADRRAPRDGRFLEKLGTYNPLLPKDHENRVTLNEERIRYWLSVGAQPTDRVSRFLEARGILEPKTRNNPKKGQPGAKALERMKEKAEAAASETASESEGEAAEA, from the coding sequence ATGGCCGTCGCCATTCGCCTTGCACGTCACGGCGCCAAGAAGCGCCCGTACTACTGGATCGTCGCCGCCGACAGGCGGGCGCCGCGGGACGGGCGGTTTCTCGAGAAGCTCGGCACCTACAACCCCCTGCTGCCGAAGGACCACGAGAACCGCGTGACCCTGAACGAGGAGCGGATCCGCTACTGGCTGTCCGTCGGCGCCCAGCCGACCGACCGCGTCAGCCGCTTCCTCGAGGCGCGCGGCATTCTGGAGCCGAAGACGCGCAACAACCCGAAGAAGGGTCAGCCGGGCGCCAAGGCGCTCGAGCGCATGAAGGAGAAGGCGGAAGCCGCCGCATCCGAGACCGCGTCCGAGAGCGAGGGCGAGGCGGCCGAGGCCTGA
- the mraZ gene encoding transcriptional regulator MraZ: protein MRFIANYTNKVDRKGRVSVPARFRAELQASRYPGIVVYESFKLPCLEGSAREYIDALADRLMGDFGAFDDEKEALAAAILGAAFDLPFDSEGRILLPQPLLDFAGITDQAVFVGVGEKFLIWSPEAWERYRDEQRKLARAAAQRLGAVGRIASAGAAEQPAAGDGSARP from the coding sequence ATGCGCTTCATCGCGAACTACACCAACAAGGTGGACCGCAAGGGACGCGTGTCGGTTCCCGCGCGTTTCCGGGCCGAGCTGCAGGCGTCGCGCTATCCGGGCATCGTCGTCTACGAATCCTTCAAGCTGCCCTGTCTCGAGGGCAGCGCGCGCGAATACATCGATGCGCTGGCCGATCGCCTGATGGGCGACTTCGGCGCCTTCGACGACGAGAAGGAGGCGCTGGCCGCCGCCATTCTGGGTGCCGCCTTCGATCTGCCCTTCGATTCCGAGGGGCGGATCCTGCTGCCCCAGCCGCTGCTGGATTTCGCCGGGATCACCGACCAGGCGGTGTTCGTGGGCGTGGGGGAGAAGTTTCTCATCTGGTCGCCCGAGGCCTGGGAGCGCTACCGCGACGAGCAGCGCAAGCTGGCCCGCGCCGCCGCCCAGCGGCTCGGCGCCGTCGGTCGCATTGCGTCGGCAGGCGCGGCCGAGCAGCCGGCCGCGGGCGACGGGAGCGCCCGGCCGTGA
- the rplS gene encoding 50S ribosomal protein L19, translating to MNIIEKLERDEIAKLTEGKEIPDFRPGDTIRVMVRVKEGERERLQPFEGVCIARNGGGINASFTLRKISFGEGVERVFPLYSPALASIEVVRRGRVRRAKLYYLRGRTGKAARIAERRAKTRDAQGGDEQAG from the coding sequence ATGAACATCATCGAGAAACTCGAGCGCGACGAGATCGCGAAGCTGACCGAAGGCAAGGAGATCCCGGACTTTAGGCCCGGCGACACCATCCGGGTGATGGTGCGCGTGAAGGAGGGCGAGCGCGAGCGTCTGCAGCCCTTCGAGGGCGTGTGCATCGCGCGCAACGGCGGCGGCATCAACGCCTCGTTCACCTTGCGCAAGATCTCTTTCGGTGAAGGGGTCGAGCGCGTGTTCCCGCTCTATTCGCCGGCACTGGCTTCGATCGAGGTGGTGCGGCGCGGGCGCGTGCGGCGTGCGAAGCTCTACTATCTGCGCGGCCGCACCGGCAAGGCCGCCCGCATTGCCGAGCGCCGGGCCAAAACGCGCGACGCGCAAGGCGGGGACGAACAGGCCGGGTGA
- the asd gene encoding aspartate-semialdehyde dehydrogenase: MAFHVAVVGATGMVGQEMLNILAEREFPVARVRAFASRKSMGQDVYFGDRRVKIEDLEQADFSDIDLALFAAGGDVAKAWAPRAAAQGAIVIDNSSAFRMDPDVPLVVPEVNADALEGVRKTGIIANPNCSTAQLVVALKPLHDAARIRRVAVATYQSVSGAGKDAAEELFSQTRAIFVNDPVEPVHFPKQIAFNLIPHIDVFLDDGSTREEWKMREETKKILDPAIELVAFCVRVPVFVGHAEAVFVEFHDPITPGSARKILREAPGVMVVDKREPGGYVTPVECVGDFATYVSRIRRDPTVDNGLVFWVVSDNLRKGAALNAVQIAESLVNRGLLKPKRERAPAEE, from the coding sequence ATGGCGTTTCACGTCGCGGTCGTGGGTGCGACGGGCATGGTCGGCCAGGAGATGCTGAACATCCTGGCCGAGCGGGAGTTTCCGGTGGCGCGGGTGCGCGCCTTCGCCTCGCGCAAGTCCATGGGCCAGGACGTCTACTTCGGCGACAGGCGGGTGAAGATCGAGGATCTGGAGCAGGCCGACTTCTCCGACATCGATCTGGCGCTGTTCGCGGCCGGCGGCGATGTGGCGAAGGCCTGGGCGCCGCGGGCGGCCGCGCAGGGCGCGATCGTGATCGACAACTCGAGCGCCTTCCGCATGGATCCCGACGTGCCGCTGGTGGTGCCGGAGGTGAATGCGGATGCGCTGGAAGGCGTGCGAAAGACGGGGATCATCGCCAACCCCAACTGCTCGACGGCCCAGCTCGTGGTGGCCCTGAAGCCGCTCCATGATGCGGCGCGGATCAGGAGGGTGGCGGTGGCGACCTACCAGTCCGTCTCCGGCGCCGGCAAGGACGCGGCCGAGGAGCTGTTCAGCCAGACGCGGGCGATCTTCGTGAACGATCCGGTCGAGCCCGTGCATTTCCCCAAGCAGATCGCCTTCAATCTCATCCCGCACATCGACGTCTTCCTCGACGACGGATCGACCCGCGAGGAATGGAAGATGCGCGAGGAGACGAAGAAGATCCTCGATCCTGCGATCGAGCTCGTCGCCTTCTGCGTGCGCGTGCCGGTCTTCGTCGGTCATGCGGAGGCCGTCTTCGTGGAGTTCCACGATCCCATCACGCCGGGCTCGGCGCGCAAGATCCTGCGCGAGGCGCCGGGGGTGATGGTGGTCGACAAGCGCGAGCCGGGCGGATACGTCACGCCCGTCGAATGCGTCGGAGATTTCGCCACCTATGTTTCGCGCATCCGCCGGGATCCGACGGTCGACAACGGCCTCGTGTTCTGGGTGGTCTCCGACAATCTGCGCAAGGGCGCAGCCTTGAATGCCGTGCAGATCGCCGAATCCCTCGTGAACCGCGGCCTCCTGAAGCCGAAGCGGGAACGCGCGCCGGCGGAGGAATAG